From the Rhinatrema bivittatum chromosome 3, aRhiBiv1.1, whole genome shotgun sequence genome, one window contains:
- the LOC115088646 gene encoding uncharacterized protein LOC115088646 yields the protein MTTAIAIPTAQSISIVGASGKPLAAPVLQNRQVRVGGQLVSHRFLYVPGCPVPLIGRDLLCKLRATLQFESNGEIKASFADNPVSLICPLQEEWRLHLPIVERTIEHRYEEDTPLNAKRRYLMDSVPSVWSENNPGGLATEADPVWIELKEKAQVINQAQYPIPYVARQGIQVHLQRLFDLGILRQVRSAWNTPLLPVKKPGTNDYRPVQDLRKVNSQVADLVALVPNPYSILAQVNPQSKWYSVIDLKDAFFSVPVAEECQKIFAFTWENAHTGIKQQYTWTRLPQGFKHSPTLFGEQLAKDLKTYQKKHGPVIQYVDDLLLFRDTYLDCAKATLHLLQTLYSKGYRASRKKAQICELEVEYLGFRIREGTRCLGISRTNSIRHQPTPTCKKELRAFLGATGYCRLWIANYAVIAQPLYDKLRGKEAESQPFQWEGHELVHLQQLKEALISPPALGLPDVTKPFHLFVDEKKGMAIGVLTQTFGSWERPVAYLSKGMDNVAKGWPGCLRSIAAACILIPEAVKLTFGQTLQVTTPHTIQGLLETHGPKWMTNSRLVKYQALLCETPEIQIQDSKNLNPATLMPAPEPVSHDCEEVMATVHSSRPDLRDQPWQGAWTLFTDGSSQVKNGVRVAGYAVVTEDDIIEAGPLPSGTSAQKAELIALTRALQLAEGKNVNIYTDSKYAFLTIQVHGALYKERGFLNAEGKQLANAPEIHELLKSVWLPHKVAVMHCKAHTGKSDPIARGNQKADSAAKAGAQDHYQTKMTICPLLQFPTEVPTYSDEENDWAKAENFYQQNGWWIISDGRIWIPDTIAWTIVREAHCHTHLGRDSLAKLLAKTYYINRITQLTKHAINQCVTCARNNPRNGPGPAPGHVLRGTIPFQVCQIDFTHMTPALGYKAMLVAVCTYTGWIEAVPTRTETAKEVVSLLLNQILPRYGLPRQINSDNGPAFTSEATQHLTKILGLKWHLHCAWRPQSSGTVERANRTLKSQLAKLCQETRTKWPKMLPLALLNIRCTPRQSGLTPYEMMYARPPPLPSFPESLQVQGEMSLSNQMKGLYNTVEAIRKYTCETEPLILINPIHKFQVDDSVWIKEWDESDFLKPRWKGPFTVLLTTPTALKVSGCPTWIHWTRVKPATETWQVSKTGDSTLRFTKNTAKVNLL from the coding sequence ATGACTACTGCAATCGCTATTCCCACAGCACAAAGCATCTCCATTGTAGGGGCCTCCGGGAAACCACTGGCAGCCCCTGTTCTTCAGAATCGACAGGTTCGAGTGGGAGGACAACTAGTATCCCACCGATTCCTCTATGTCCCTGGGTGTCCAGTTCCACTAATTGGTAGAGATCTCCTTTGCAAATTAAGGGCCACTCTACAGTTTGAATCAAATGGTGAAATCAAAGCTTCCTTTGCAGACAATCCGGTTTCCCTTATTTGTCCTCTCCAagaggaatggagactacatcttcccatagttgAACGAACCATCGAGCACCGATATGAGGAAGATACCCCTCTCAATGCAAAACGAAGGTACCTGATGGATAGCGTACCTTCAGTATGGTCTGAAAACAACCCAGGAGGACTAGCAACCGAGGCTGACCCAGTCTGGATAGAACTGAAAGAGAAGGCACAAGTCATTAaccaagcccaatatcctattcCCTACGTGGCCAGACAGGGAATACAAGTACATCTTCAGAGACTATTTGACTTGGGCATCCTGCGACAAGTCCGGTCTGCCTGGAACACTCCCTTGCTACCAGTAAAGAAACCTGGTACTAACGACTATCGACCTGTACAAGATCTACGAAAAGTAAATAGCCAAGTAGCGGACTTGGTGGCCCTGGTACCCAACCCTTACTCCATTCTAGCTCAAGTCAATCCCcaatcaaagtggtacagtgtaatcgatctcaaagatgctttcttctccgttccagtagcagaagaatgtcagaagatctttgccttcacatgggaaaatgcacacacTGGAATAAAACAACAGTACACctggactcggttgcctcaaggATTCAAACACTCTCCCACACTCTTCGGGGAACAGCTGGCAAAAGATTTGAAAACTTACCAGAAAAAAcatgggccagtaatacagtatGTTGATGACTTACTGTTGTTCAGAGACACATATCTTGACTGTGCGAAAGCTACCCTTCACCTGTTACAGACATTGTATTCAAAAGGGTACCGGGCAAGCAGAAAGAAAGCCCAGATCTGTGAATtagaagtagagtatttaggttTCCGAATTCGTGAAGGCACTCGATGCCTTGGAATCTCTCGTACAAATTCAATAAGACATCAGCCTACACCAACCTGCAAAAAAGAACTGCGAGCATTTCTGGGAGCCACCGGATACTGTCGgctttggattgctaactatgcagttattgcccaacccctgtacgacaagctacggggtaaagaagcagaatctcaacccttccagtgggaaggacatgaactagtacacttacaacaactaaaagaagccctgatctcaccccctgctctgGGGCTACCTGACGTAACTAAACCATTTCATCTGTTTGTAGATGAGaaaaaaggaatggccattggggtccTGACTCAAACCTTCGGATCATGGGAGAGACCCGTTGcctatctgtcaaaaggaatggacaatgttgccaaaggatggccgggttgtcttcgaagcatcgcGGCTGCATGCATattaattccagaagcagtcaagttGACATTTGGACAAACTTTGCAAGTAACGACTCCTCATACCATTCAGGGACTGCTCGAAACACATGGACCAAAGTGGATGACcaactcacgtcttgtaaagtaccaagccttactatgtgaaactcctgaaattcaaatacaagacagtaaaaacttAAACCCAGCCACTCTAATGCCAGCACCTGAACCAGTaagccatgattgtgaagaagtcatggctaCAGTACACTCCAGTCGACCTGACTTAAGGGATCAGCCTTGGCAAGGCGCATGGACTTTATTTACAGATGGAAGTAGTCAGGTAAAGAATGGAGTACGAGTGGCTGGCTATGCAGTAGTAACTGAAGATGATATCATTGAAGCTGGACCCTTGCCttcaggaacgtctgcacaaaaagctgaattaattgcccttactcgagctcttcAGTTGGCAGAAGGGAAaaatgtaaatatctatacagactccaAATATGCCTTCTTAACCATCCAAGTCCACGGAGCATTGTACAAGGAACGAGGGTTTCTCAATGCCGAAGGAAAACAATTGGCAAATGCGCCAGAGATCCATGAACTGTTAAAGTCCGTATGGCTACCACACAAAGTGgccgtaatgcattgcaaagcacacaccggAAAATCTGATCCTATCGCTCGGGGAAACCAGAAAGCTGATTCTGCCGCCAAAGCAGGAGCCCAAGACCATTATCAAACAAAAATGACCATATGTCCCCTCTTGCAGTTTCCAACTGAAGTACCCACCTACTCAGACGAAGAAAACGACTGGGCAAAAGCTGAAAATTTCTATCAACAGAATGGGTGGTGGATCATCTCAGACGGACGGATATGGATACCTGATACTATTGCGTGGACAATAGTAAGAGAAGCACACTGTCATACACACCTGGGACGTGATTCATTGGCAAAACTGCTGGCAAAAACATACTATATAAACCGAATCACACAATTGACTAAACATGCAATTAATCAATGTGTTACATGTGCAAGAAATAATCCTCGCAATGGACCTGGTCCTGCACCGGGACATGTTCTCCGGGGAACTATACCATTTCAAGTCTGTCAAATTGATTTCACCCACATGACCCCTGCACTAGGTTATAAAGCCATGCTGGTAGCAGTATGCACCTACACCGGATGGATTGAAGCTGTGCCTACGCGAACAGAAACTGCAAAGGAAGTCGTTTCCCTCTTATTGAACCAAATCTTACCACGATATGGATTACCGCGGCAGATCAATTCAGACAACGGCCCAGCTTTTACCAGCGAGGCAACTCAACACCTCACCAAAATTTTGGGCCTCAAATGGCATCTCCATTGCGCATGGAGACCTCAAAGTAGTGGGactgttgaacgagctaacagaacTTTGAAAAGTCAATTAGCCAAGCTCTGTCAAGAAACAAGAACCAAATGGCCCAAAATGCTACCATTGGCATTGCTTAACATCAGATGCACTCCACGACAATCAGGATTAaccccttatgaaatgatgtacgcaaggCCGCCACCGTTGCCCTCCTTCCCCGAATCCTTACAAGTCCAAGGGGAAATGTCACTCAGCAACCAAATGAAAGGACTCTACAATACTGTGGAAGCAATTCGCAAATATACCTGTGAGACAGAGCCACTAATCTTAATCAATCCTATCCATAAATTCCAGGTGGACGACTCTGTGTGGATCAAGGAATGGGATGAATCAGACTTCCTTAAACCTCGATGGAAGGGACCATTCACTGTGCTGTTAACCACACCTACCGCTCTCAAAGTATCCGGTTGTCCCACATGGATCCACTGGACCCGAGTCAAACCAGCCACCGAAACTTGGCAGGTCTCCAAGACCGGTGACAGCACCCTGCGCTTTACCAAAAATACAGCAAAGGTCAACCTGCTATAG